In Apostichopus japonicus isolate 1M-3 chromosome 3, ASM3797524v1, whole genome shotgun sequence, a single genomic region encodes these proteins:
- the LOC139965486 gene encoding uncharacterized protein — translation MEVRKAFHYAYQVLTQAVVPHIDQESNGHSILGRIIRVTDEVMDHRLWVQQNWARKATAMYPHKFSIHCNIPQPDAFCLPDTALRIAQPIRPVNATTIILADSSQRNSQETGSCQEVNKKSAMNPTAATNMSNSNDVINNKITSISSSSSGEIVSSSSDSESEISSQTSGSSKDTIDSVQGPSKREAVPSIGPETSTDKAWTQEIKKPVSHGQTYHKQSKFGKRCNHTSNSVRGNAGNSLSKQTAKERQVVTPHIEVTVSSNNKSEIQTSLPKGNFRNSPGGTSSSLQPVVSKTYRSKN, via the exons ATGGAAGTGAGGAAAGCATTCCATTATGCCTACCAAGTGCTCACCCAAGCTGTTGTACCTCACATAGACCAAGAAAGTAATGGTCATAG CATCCTCGGTCGCATTATAAGGGTAACAGACGAAGTGATGGACCATAGGTTATGGGTCCAGCAAAACTGGGCCCGGAAAGCAACGGCTATGTATCCACACAAGTTTTCCATACATTGTAATATACCTCAACCAGATGCCTTCTGTTTACCGGACACAGCCTTGAGGATAGCACAGCCAATCCGCCCTGTGAATGCTACAACCATCATCCTTGCTGACAGTTCTCAGAGAAATAGCCAAGAGACAGGATCTTGCCAAGAGGTCAACAAAAAAAGTGCAATGAACCCCACTGCTGCCACCAATATGTCCAACTCCAACGATGtcatcaacaacaaaatcacgtctatatcttcttcttcctctggtGAAATTGTGTCTAGTTCCAGTGATTCT GAATCGGAAATTTCTTCGCAAACTTCTGGTTCTTCCAAGGACACCATCGACTCTGTCCAAGGACCCTCTAAAAGGGAGGCTGTCCCTAGTATTGGACCTGAAACTAGTACTGACAAAGCCTGGACACAGGAAATTAAGAAACCAGTCTCTCATGGGCAGACGTATCACAAACAATCAAAATTCGGCAAACGGTGCAATCATACTTCTAATTCTGTCCGTGGTAATGCAGGGAACTCGCTGAGCAAGCAGACCGCCAAGGAGCGGCAAGTAGTCACGCCTCATATTGAGGTCACCGTCTCATCCAATAACAAGTCTGAAATTCAAACGTCTCTGCCGAAGGGAAACTTCCGAAATTCTCCAGGAGGGACCTCTTCGTCGTTACAGCCAGTGGTATCAAAGACTTATAGAAGCAAGAATTAG